The following are encoded together in the Gemmatimonadota bacterium genome:
- a CDS encoding VCBS repeat-containing protein: MPAAPRVMQYRRVVMLEQSSETSANASIGDVNGDGRPDIVLAKGRHWPLVDRVMLGDGRGGFAAGYDLGEASDRSYSGLLVDLDGDRDLDVVISNDRPDPKRIYLNDGAGHFSAAGTFGNAEWPTRNASVADLNGDGRPDIVVANRAGGRGANYVCLNRGGGRFDGDCIAFSRESATTITPADVDGDGDIDLVVPNRDGGQSFVYRNTGGTGSPTFSAMPFGPSDANVRIAAVADLDGDQRQDIVVIDEARGAAAYFGMREGGYTAGVPLDVRTRVPYALAVADLNRDGLVDIVVGNSKAPSVALFNDGTGRHFISVPFGDDRGTVYGFAIGDVNGDGLPDIAAARSEGPNVVYLAELAAAKGR, translated from the coding sequence GTGCCTGCGGCGCCACGGGTGATGCAGTACCGTCGCGTGGTGATGCTCGAGCAGTCGTCGGAGACGTCGGCCAACGCCAGCATCGGCGACGTGAACGGCGATGGACGGCCCGACATCGTGCTCGCCAAGGGGCGGCACTGGCCGCTCGTCGATCGCGTGATGCTCGGCGACGGGCGTGGCGGTTTCGCCGCCGGCTACGACCTGGGTGAGGCGTCCGATCGATCATACTCCGGACTGCTGGTCGACCTGGACGGCGATCGCGATCTCGACGTGGTGATCAGCAACGACCGCCCCGATCCCAAGCGCATCTATCTGAATGATGGGGCGGGGCACTTCAGCGCGGCGGGGACGTTCGGCAACGCCGAGTGGCCCACGCGCAACGCCAGCGTCGCCGATCTCAACGGCGACGGGCGTCCCGACATCGTCGTCGCCAACCGCGCCGGCGGACGCGGGGCCAACTACGTCTGCCTCAATCGCGGTGGCGGGCGTTTCGACGGCGACTGCATCGCCTTTTCTCGCGAGTCGGCGACGACGATTACTCCGGCCGACGTCGATGGCGACGGCGATATCGACCTCGTGGTGCCGAATCGCGACGGCGGCCAGAGCTTCGTGTATCGCAATACGGGCGGGACGGGCTCGCCGACCTTCTCGGCCATGCCCTTCGGTCCGTCAGATGCAAACGTGCGCATCGCGGCCGTCGCCGACCTCGACGGCGACCAGCGGCAGGACATCGTGGTCATCGACGAGGCGCGCGGTGCGGCGGCGTACTTCGGGATGCGGGAGGGCGGATACACCGCGGGGGTGCCGCTCGATGTGCGCACGCGCGTCCCGTATGCCCTCGCCGTGGCCGACCTCAATCGCGATGGGTTGGTCGACATCGTGGTGGGGAACAGCAAGGCGCCGTCGGTGGCGCTGTTCAACGACGGCACCGGGCGCCACTTCATCAGTGTCCCGTTTGGCGACGATCGCGGGACGGTGTATGGCTTCGCGATCGGGGACGTGAACGGCGACGGGCTCCCCGATATCGCGGCGGCCCGCTCGGAGGGGCCGAATGTGGTGTACCTCGCCGAGCTGGCCGCCGCGAAGGGGCGTTAG
- a CDS encoding nitroreductase family protein yields the protein MSDSAAPAIPPAHPFVPLQFERRSLDESRERARAFYEEMNRRRTTRHFSTDAVPRELIEYAIRTAGTAPSGAHQQPWTFVAVADPALKAEIRRAAEEEEREFYHGRAPEEWLTALAPLGTDEHKPHLTDAPWVVVLFRQAHGVNADGSKRTFYYTQESCGIAAGFFIAAVHQMGLVTLTHTPNPMAFLGELLGRPSNEKAMLVMPVGYPAADARVPDIRRKGVEEISVWKA from the coding sequence ATGTCAGATTCCGCGGCTCCTGCCATCCCCCCCGCGCACCCCTTCGTCCCGCTGCAGTTCGAGCGGCGATCGCTCGACGAGTCGCGCGAGCGCGCCCGGGCTTTCTACGAGGAGATGAACCGCCGCCGCACCACGCGGCACTTCTCCACCGATGCAGTCCCGCGCGAGCTGATCGAGTACGCCATCCGCACCGCCGGGACGGCGCCGAGCGGGGCGCACCAGCAGCCGTGGACCTTCGTTGCCGTGGCCGACCCAGCCCTAAAGGCCGAGATCCGGCGTGCGGCCGAGGAGGAGGAGCGCGAGTTCTACCACGGACGGGCCCCCGAGGAGTGGCTCACCGCCCTCGCTCCGCTGGGCACCGACGAGCACAAGCCGCATCTCACCGATGCGCCGTGGGTGGTGGTGCTCTTCCGCCAGGCGCACGGCGTGAACGCGGACGGGAGCAAGCGCACGTTCTACTACACGCAGGAGTCGTGCGGCATCGCGGCGGGCTTCTTCATCGCAGCGGTGCACCAGATGGGGTTGGTCACGCTGACGCACACGCCCAACCCGATGGCCTTTCTGGGTGAGCTGCTGGGTCGGCCGAGCAATGAAAAGGCGATGCTGGTGATGCCGGTGGGGTATCCGGCGGCGGATGCGCGGGTGCCGGACATTCGCCGCAAGGGCGTGGAGGAGATCTCGGTATGGAAGGCATGA
- a CDS encoding redoxin domain-containing protein — MKHRTLVRTATAIASVALGLGAPAALHAQDGDGPAVGAVAPDFTVRPVTKDGAAAAPMTLSAMKGKTVVIAFFPKARTPGCTTQMTAYRDQYPDLFNGGKNVALLGVSTDSDADLTAWAKEAGFPFAFVSDHDGKIGKAYGALTPLRMGFSKRLLFVVGPDGKVAYKATPFRQSSAEAYTELAQAIDKVAAK, encoded by the coding sequence ATGAAGCACCGCACTCTCGTACGCACCGCGACGGCGATTGCCAGCGTCGCGTTAGGCCTCGGCGCCCCCGCCGCCCTGCACGCCCAGGACGGGGATGGTCCCGCCGTCGGCGCTGTGGCCCCGGACTTCACCGTCCGTCCGGTCACCAAGGATGGCGCTGCCGCGGCGCCGATGACGCTGTCGGCCATGAAGGGGAAGACGGTCGTGATTGCCTTCTTTCCCAAGGCGCGCACCCCCGGCTGCACCACGCAGATGACCGCCTACCGCGACCAGTATCCCGACCTGTTCAACGGCGGGAAGAACGTCGCGCTGCTGGGGGTGAGCACCGACTCCGACGCCGACCTCACCGCGTGGGCCAAGGAGGCCGGCTTCCCGTTCGCCTTCGTGAGCGACCATGATGGCAAGATCGGGAAGGCCTACGGGGCGCTGACCCCGCTGCGCATGGGCTTCTCCAAGCGGCTCCTCTTCGTGGTCGGCCCCGACGGCAAGGTGGCGTACAAGGCGACGCCGTTCCGCCAAAGCTCGGCCGAGGCCTACACCGAGCTGGCGCAGGCCATCGACAAGGTGGCGGCGAAGTAG
- a CDS encoding DPP IV N-terminal domain-containing protein codes for MNPAKRTRAAAFDHNRLAAALGTASGATLEGDRLPFPTFDLAADGKALTVALRGQRYRCDLVAYACTALPKGQAVPPSASVSPDGKSAAFIRNYNLWVKDLESGAEVQLTTDGVKEFGYATNNAGWVHNDSPVLTWSDDSRRIATFQHDGRGVRDMYLVSTNVGSPKLEAWKYPMPGDSVIFRISRVILSKGADGTWSMVRLQMPPDQHRSTVSDHIACGDIICDTQWYPDGSKFAFISSSRDHKQAWLRIADPRTGEVRTLLEEKSATQIGDASQPENLWRILPGTNEFIWWSDRDDWTQLYLYDLTTGALKNRITTGDGNVSDIVRLDEKKRQIWFTAQAREAGRDPYFQHFYRIGFDGKGLTLLTPEVANHSVSLSPDGKYFVDTYSTPDTPPVSVLRDLSGKIVQPLEKADVTRLLASGWRAPIPVTAKARDGKTDVYGLMYVPSKLDSTRKYPIINHIYPGPQSGSVGPRMFVPARGDNQALAELGFVVVEIDGMGTPGRSKTFRDFYYGRMGDNTLPDQISAMKELASRHRFIDIDNVGIWGHSGGGFATAAAMFRYPDFFKVGISESGNHDNRNYEDDWGERYQGLLTKSWPNDNYAEEANQTHAKNLKGKLFLIHGMMDDNVPPVNTQLVVDALMKAGKDFDQIMLPHARHGFGPDAAYIMRRRWDYFVTNLQGNIPPKEYQIGKPRVVP; via the coding sequence ATGAACCCGGCCAAGCGCACGCGCGCGGCGGCCTTCGATCACAACCGCCTGGCCGCGGCCCTCGGCACCGCCAGCGGTGCGACGCTCGAGGGGGACCGACTGCCCTTCCCCACGTTCGATCTTGCCGCTGACGGCAAGGCGCTGACCGTGGCCCTGCGCGGCCAGCGTTACCGCTGCGACCTGGTGGCCTACGCGTGCACCGCCCTCCCCAAGGGACAGGCGGTCCCGCCCAGCGCCAGCGTCTCTCCCGACGGCAAGTCGGCCGCCTTCATCCGCAACTACAACCTGTGGGTGAAGGACCTGGAGAGCGGCGCCGAGGTGCAGCTGACGACCGACGGGGTGAAGGAGTTCGGCTACGCCACCAACAACGCCGGCTGGGTGCATAACGACTCGCCGGTGCTCACCTGGTCCGACGATTCGCGCCGGATCGCCACCTTCCAGCACGACGGGCGCGGGGTGCGCGACATGTACCTCGTCAGCACCAACGTGGGGAGCCCGAAGCTCGAGGCGTGGAAGTACCCCATGCCGGGGGACAGCGTGATCTTCCGCATCTCGCGCGTGATCCTCAGCAAGGGCGCCGACGGCACGTGGTCGATGGTGCGCCTGCAGATGCCGCCCGACCAGCACCGCTCGACAGTGAGCGACCACATCGCCTGCGGCGACATCATCTGCGACACGCAGTGGTATCCCGACGGGTCGAAGTTCGCCTTCATTTCGTCCTCGCGCGACCACAAGCAGGCGTGGCTCCGCATCGCCGACCCCAGGACGGGGGAGGTGCGCACCCTGCTGGAGGAGAAGAGCGCCACGCAGATCGGCGACGCCTCGCAGCCGGAGAACCTCTGGCGCATCCTCCCCGGCACCAACGAGTTCATCTGGTGGTCGGATCGCGACGACTGGACGCAGCTGTACCTGTACGATCTCACCACCGGCGCGCTCAAGAACCGCATCACGACCGGCGACGGGAACGTCAGCGACATCGTGCGCCTCGACGAGAAGAAGCGGCAGATCTGGTTCACCGCCCAGGCCCGCGAGGCGGGGCGCGACCCGTACTTCCAGCACTTCTATCGCATCGGCTTCGACGGCAAGGGGCTCACGCTGCTCACCCCCGAAGTCGCCAACCACAGCGTGTCGCTTTCACCTGACGGGAAGTACTTCGTCGACACGTACTCGACCCCCGACACGCCGCCCGTCAGTGTCCTGCGCGACCTGAGCGGCAAGATCGTGCAGCCGCTGGAGAAGGCGGACGTCACTCGGCTCCTGGCCTCCGGCTGGCGTGCCCCGATCCCCGTCACGGCCAAGGCGCGCGACGGCAAGACCGACGTCTACGGGCTCATGTACGTCCCCAGCAAGCTCGACTCGACGCGCAAGTACCCGATCATCAACCACATCTACCCGGGACCGCAGTCGGGGAGCGTGGGGCCGCGCATGTTCGTCCCCGCACGCGGCGACAACCAGGCGCTGGCCGAGCTGGGCTTCGTGGTCGTGGAGATCGACGGCATGGGGACGCCGGGGCGCTCGAAGACGTTCCGCGACTTCTACTATGGTCGCATGGGCGACAACACTCTCCCCGACCAGATCTCGGCGATGAAGGAGCTCGCCTCGCGCCACCGGTTCATCGACATCGACAACGTCGGCATCTGGGGACACTCCGGCGGCGGCTTTGCCACGGCGGCGGCGATGTTCCGCTATCCCGACTTCTTCAAGGTGGGGATCTCCGAGTCGGGGAACCACGACAACCGCAACTACGAAGACGACTGGGGCGAGCGGTACCAGGGGCTGCTGACCAAGAGCTGGCCTAACGACAACTACGCCGAGGAAGCCAACCAGACGCACGCCAAGAACCTCAAGGGGAAGCTCTTCCTCATCCACGGGATGATGGACGACAACGTCCCGCCGGTGAACACGCAGCTGGTGGTCGATGCGCTGATGAAGGCAGGGAAGGACTTCGACCAGATCATGCTTCCACACGCGCGCCACGGCTTCGGCCCCGACGCGGCGTACATCATGCGCCGCCGCTGGGACTACTTCGTGACCAACTTGCAGGGGAACATCCCACCCAAGGAATACCAGATCGGGAAGCCGCGGGTGGTGCCGTGA
- a CDS encoding serine hydrolase: MIVSARRSIALLVALAAPLQAQRSAAPKPLVARTVDSIVAVALKTFPTPGVAVAVIQDGKVVVAKGYGVKKVGEAAPVTPVTRFGIASNTKVFTATALGMLVEEGKLEWDAPVIRYLPQFAMYDPFVTREITIKDLLVHRSGLGLGAGDLLWWPASTYTRSEIMRRLRYIKPATSFRSAYAYDNVLYLVAGEVIEAVSGMSWEQFIETRILQRVGMTHSTSRHGDAAAPGDVAHTHTLLDGTLKAIAPMTSDNTNPAGGINSGAEDMAKWVLTLLDSGKVGDGSRLYQPRTARRLQEPVTPMPNGMPPAAIAPLASDFRFYALGLDVSTFRGRKILHHTGGLPGYLSSVAWIPSERAGVVVLTNDESATFLALTWTLMDRVLRTAQPFDFIAGYDSLRARQQVALIDAARQAQASRDSLSRPSLALAKYAGAYEDAWYGDIDIAQDNGGLAIRFSHSPQLVGDMIPWQHDTFLVRWRDRELRADAYITFMLTPDGAIDHAKMVPASPEVDFSFDFQDLELRPKGRR, from the coding sequence GTGATCGTCTCCGCACGCCGTTCCATTGCACTGCTCGTTGCGCTTGCAGCTCCGCTGCAGGCGCAACGCAGCGCCGCTCCCAAACCGCTCGTTGCTCGCACCGTTGACTCGATCGTCGCGGTCGCACTCAAGACCTTCCCGACTCCTGGCGTTGCCGTCGCAGTGATCCAGGACGGCAAGGTCGTCGTCGCCAAGGGGTATGGCGTGAAGAAGGTGGGAGAGGCCGCGCCCGTGACCCCGGTGACGCGCTTCGGCATCGCCTCGAACACCAAGGTCTTTACCGCGACCGCGCTCGGGATGCTGGTGGAAGAGGGGAAGCTGGAGTGGGACGCCCCGGTCATCCGCTATCTCCCGCAGTTCGCGATGTACGACCCGTTTGTTACGCGCGAGATCACCATCAAGGATCTCCTCGTGCATCGCAGCGGACTCGGACTCGGCGCCGGCGACCTGCTCTGGTGGCCGGCTTCGACCTACACGCGGTCCGAGATCATGCGCCGCCTGCGTTACATCAAGCCGGCCACGTCGTTCCGCTCGGCGTACGCCTACGACAACGTCCTCTACCTCGTGGCCGGTGAAGTGATCGAGGCCGTGAGCGGGATGTCGTGGGAACAGTTCATCGAAACGCGCATCCTGCAGCGCGTGGGGATGACGCACAGCACGTCGCGACACGGCGACGCCGCCGCCCCGGGTGACGTGGCGCATACGCACACGCTCCTCGACGGAACGCTCAAGGCCATCGCGCCGATGACGAGCGACAATACCAACCCGGCCGGCGGGATCAACAGCGGCGCCGAGGACATGGCGAAGTGGGTGTTGACGCTGCTGGATTCGGGGAAGGTGGGCGATGGGAGCCGGCTCTACCAGCCGCGGACGGCCCGTCGACTGCAAGAGCCGGTGACGCCGATGCCTAACGGCATGCCGCCCGCCGCGATCGCCCCGCTGGCGAGCGACTTCCGTTTCTACGCGCTTGGGCTCGACGTCAGCACCTTCCGTGGGCGGAAGATCCTGCATCACACCGGCGGGCTCCCCGGCTACCTGTCATCGGTGGCATGGATTCCGTCGGAGCGCGCGGGCGTCGTCGTGCTCACCAACGACGAATCGGCGACGTTTCTCGCCCTCACTTGGACGCTGATGGATCGCGTGCTGCGCACCGCGCAGCCGTTCGACTTCATCGCCGGCTACGATTCGCTGCGGGCCCGCCAGCAGGTAGCGCTCATCGACGCCGCTCGTCAGGCACAGGCCTCGCGCGACTCGCTCTCGCGCCCGTCGCTCGCGCTCGCGAAGTACGCCGGCGCCTACGAGGACGCCTGGTACGGCGATATCGACATCGCGCAGGACAACGGCGGGCTGGCGATTCGGTTCTCGCACTCGCCACAGCTCGTGGGCGACATGATCCCGTGGCAGCACGACACGTTTCTGGTGCGCTGGCGCGATCGCGAACTCAGGGCCGATGCCTACATCACCTTCATGCTCACGCCCGACGGTGCAATCGACCACGCGAAGATGGTCCCGGCATCACCTGAGGTGGACTTCTCGTTCGACTTCCAGGACCTGGAGCTGAGGCCGAAGGGGAGGCGGTAG
- a CDS encoding serine hydrolase, whose protein sequence is MLTRSLLLAFAPVVAFTTGASVAQAQLPDSIRTRVDAVFSRWDRTDSPGCALGISQGGREVYARGYGMSDLQHAIAITPSSIFHVASVSKEFAAYSVALLAEEGRLSLDDDVRQHVPEIPNYGQRITVRQLIHHTSGLRDQWQLLGYAGWRFPEDLITEQDVLRMVSRQKGTNFAPGAEWAYSNTGYTLLAVIVKRVSGKSLREFAQERIFAPLGMRDTHFHDDHTMIVRGRTSAYEPRPGGGWKISIPVFDTYGATSLFTTAGDMLKWMANLDAPTVGSRALVAAAQTSSTLNDGTPTSYGYGLSIFKYRGLSAIGHGGADAGYRAQVERYPERGIAIAVLCNAAIATPNVLTRNVLDVLLGASAPRQALSIDTVPRAVSAEIKQRWVGTYRDSVSQAVLRVRLAGDTLTLGDGRPLVITSDTSARIAASANALVLRSSGTTVTGVAQVPHTTRPLIFRREAPFTPDRAALAAYAGAFYSEELDVRYDLRVADSSLVMFHRKLDDSPLAPASRDVFTAAFGATFQFTRDRTGKVNGFTITDGRVRGVRFERMK, encoded by the coding sequence ATGCTTACGCGCTCCCTCCTGCTCGCCTTCGCCCCCGTCGTTGCCTTCACCACCGGCGCCTCGGTCGCGCAGGCTCAACTCCCCGACAGCATCCGCACGCGAGTCGACGCCGTCTTCTCGCGCTGGGATCGCACCGACTCGCCCGGGTGCGCGCTGGGCATCTCGCAGGGCGGACGCGAGGTGTACGCGCGCGGCTACGGGATGAGCGATCTGCAGCACGCGATCGCCATCACCCCATCGTCGATCTTTCACGTCGCGTCGGTCTCCAAGGAGTTCGCCGCGTATTCGGTGGCGCTGCTGGCCGAGGAGGGGCGGCTGTCGCTGGACGACGACGTGCGCCAGCATGTCCCCGAGATTCCCAACTACGGGCAGCGCATCACCGTGCGCCAGCTCATCCACCACACGAGCGGACTGCGCGACCAGTGGCAGCTGCTGGGCTACGCCGGCTGGCGCTTTCCCGAGGACCTGATCACCGAGCAGGACGTCCTGCGGATGGTCTCGCGGCAGAAGGGGACCAACTTTGCGCCGGGAGCGGAGTGGGCGTACTCCAACACCGGCTACACACTGCTGGCGGTGATCGTGAAGCGCGTGAGCGGGAAGTCGCTGCGCGAGTTTGCCCAGGAACGCATCTTTGCCCCGCTGGGGATGCGCGACACGCACTTCCACGACGACCACACGATGATCGTACGGGGGCGCACCTCGGCGTACGAACCGCGTCCTGGCGGCGGGTGGAAGATCTCCATCCCGGTCTTCGACACGTACGGAGCGACGTCGCTCTTCACGACTGCGGGCGACATGCTCAAGTGGATGGCCAACCTCGACGCGCCGACGGTGGGAAGCCGTGCCCTGGTGGCGGCGGCGCAGACGAGCTCCACGCTCAACGATGGGACGCCGACCAGCTACGGCTACGGACTCTCCATCTTCAAGTATCGCGGGCTCTCGGCCATCGGGCATGGTGGTGCCGATGCCGGCTATCGCGCGCAGGTCGAACGTTATCCGGAACGCGGGATCGCGATCGCCGTTCTGTGCAACGCCGCCATCGCCACGCCGAACGTCCTCACGCGAAACGTGCTCGACGTCCTGCTTGGTGCCAGCGCCCCGCGGCAGGCCCTCTCGATCGACACGGTCCCGCGGGCCGTCTCGGCCGAAATCAAGCAGCGCTGGGTGGGGACGTATCGCGACTCCGTGAGCCAGGCCGTGCTGCGCGTACGCTTGGCGGGCGACACCCTCACGCTTGGCGACGGGCGCCCCCTGGTGATCACGAGCGACACCTCGGCGCGCATCGCAGCGAGCGCGAATGCGCTGGTCCTGCGCTCGTCAGGCACCACGGTGACCGGGGTGGCGCAGGTGCCGCACACCACGCGTCCGCTCATCTTCCGTCGTGAGGCGCCGTTCACCCCCGATCGTGCGGCGCTGGCGGCGTATGCGGGGGCCTTCTACAGCGAGGAGCTCGACGTGCGCTACGACCTGCGCGTCGCGGATTCGTCGCTGGTCATGTTCCATCGCAAGCTCGATGACTCCCCGCTGGCCCCGGCGTCTCGCGATGTCTTCACCGCGGCGTTCGGCGCGACCTTCCAGTTCACGCGCGATCGTACGGGGAAGGTGAACGGCTTCACCATCACCGACGGTCGCGTGCGCGGGGTGCGGTTCGAGCGCATGAAGTAG
- a CDS encoding SMP-30/gluconolactonase/LRE family protein, translating to MRSVLKLVALLALVVAGYLAFKPVPIDPAPWITTPNAGLTGPFAPNSLLADADSIALPGAGPEDLTVGADGALYTGLIGGAVVRIDRTTGEVRQIANTMGRPLGLRFDAAGDLVIADALKGIVAVRPNGELRTLVALGDTKLHFPDALDVAPDGVLWFSDASQRWDTRTGGLMDFWESRPTGRLLRHDPRVGETRVVLDSIDFANGVAVGPAGAWLLLNETMAGRIIRYWITGPRAGTRETFLEGLPGLPDNIGYDGHGLFWVALYAPRTAAVTRIRALPPWLRKVIYRIPERLRLSEADRYGMILGIDTLGQVRYNLQDPSGRVHSTTTAVAVNDTLYVGSLSLAVLARLRLPATP from the coding sequence ATGCGATCGGTCCTGAAGCTCGTCGCGCTATTGGCGTTGGTCGTGGCCGGCTACCTCGCCTTCAAGCCGGTCCCGATCGACCCGGCGCCGTGGATAACCACGCCTAACGCGGGACTGACCGGTCCCTTTGCTCCCAATTCGCTGCTCGCCGACGCCGACAGCATCGCGCTGCCAGGCGCCGGCCCCGAGGACCTGACGGTCGGCGCCGATGGGGCGCTCTACACGGGGCTCATTGGCGGAGCCGTGGTCCGCATCGATCGGACCACCGGCGAGGTGCGCCAGATCGCCAACACCATGGGACGCCCGCTTGGGCTGCGCTTCGACGCGGCCGGCGACCTGGTCATCGCCGACGCCCTCAAGGGCATCGTTGCGGTGCGCCCCAACGGTGAGCTGCGCACGCTGGTCGCGCTCGGCGACACCAAGCTTCATTTCCCCGATGCGCTCGACGTGGCGCCTGACGGCGTCCTCTGGTTCTCCGACGCGTCGCAACGCTGGGATACCCGGACCGGCGGCCTGATGGACTTCTGGGAGAGTCGCCCCACCGGCCGACTCCTGCGCCACGATCCACGCGTGGGGGAGACGCGCGTCGTCCTCGACTCGATCGACTTCGCCAACGGTGTCGCGGTGGGTCCCGCGGGTGCCTGGCTCCTGCTCAACGAAACGATGGCGGGGCGCATCATACGGTACTGGATCACGGGGCCGCGTGCCGGAACGCGCGAGACCTTTCTCGAGGGGCTCCCAGGGCTCCCGGACAACATCGGCTACGATGGCCACGGCCTGTTCTGGGTGGCGTTGTATGCCCCGCGTACCGCCGCGGTCACACGCATCCGCGCCTTGCCGCCGTGGCTTCGCAAGGTGATCTATCGCATCCCCGAGCGACTGCGCCTCAGCGAGGCCGATCGCTACGGGATGATCCTCGGGATCGATACGCTGGGACAGGTGCGCTACAATCTGCAGGACCCCAGTGGCCGCGTGCATTCCACCACCACCGCGGTGGCGGTGAACGATACGTTGTACGTCGGAAGCCTTTCGCTCGCGGTGCTCGCGCGGTTGCGGCTGCCGGCTACCCCATGA
- a CDS encoding amino acid permease, translating to MSETPPTTSAERVSLKRQLGLAAVVALVAGNMLGSGVFFTPGELAAVAQHPWQVHFIWALCGVITLCGALTLAEMCRMLPHAGATYHVLKEGFGPLWGFLLVWLELWVSGPGAVAGIAIVFGEFMQRVVGDALAIAPVWWGVGAIAFFAAINLAGVTWGGRVQVTVTALKIGGIVALIGGALFLAAPASASAALVPDESAGDGLMAFVRFAGLGVAAVLFTYDGWIDVSHVAGEIRRPGRDLPLGMAIGVGSLTLLYLVVNVAYLRVVPLEAMRTSPTTVASVVATSAYGPRGGTFLDVLMMVSIFGALGGLVMTLPRLFYTMADAHVGEARGVLRTFFSLLRRIAPRTATPNGAILFTAVTSIAALLFFGSFSRLVNFFVVPFQAMNILMVAAIFRLRPRFPSADGYRTPGYPVTPIVYIVVMAALLASAINARPMETLIGSALALTGAPVYWWMVRERRSV from the coding sequence GTGAGCGAGACTCCGCCGACCACTTCCGCGGAACGGGTGTCGCTCAAACGACAGCTCGGGCTCGCGGCCGTTGTCGCGCTCGTCGCGGGCAACATGCTCGGCTCGGGGGTCTTCTTCACCCCGGGAGAGCTCGCTGCGGTCGCGCAGCATCCGTGGCAGGTGCACTTCATCTGGGCGCTGTGCGGTGTCATCACGCTCTGCGGTGCGCTCACGCTGGCCGAGATGTGCCGCATGCTCCCGCACGCGGGGGCGACGTACCATGTCCTCAAGGAGGGGTTCGGCCCGCTCTGGGGCTTTCTCCTGGTGTGGCTCGAGCTGTGGGTGAGCGGGCCGGGAGCCGTGGCGGGGATCGCGATCGTCTTCGGCGAGTTCATGCAACGCGTGGTTGGCGATGCGTTGGCGATCGCGCCGGTGTGGTGGGGCGTCGGCGCCATCGCCTTCTTTGCGGCAATCAACCTGGCCGGGGTGACGTGGGGTGGGCGCGTGCAGGTGACGGTGACCGCGCTCAAGATTGGCGGGATCGTGGCGCTCATCGGCGGGGCGCTGTTCTTGGCGGCGCCAGCGTCAGCCAGCGCTGCGCTGGTGCCTGACGAGAGCGCCGGCGACGGCCTCATGGCCTTCGTCCGGTTCGCGGGGCTAGGCGTGGCGGCGGTGCTCTTCACATACGACGGCTGGATCGACGTCTCGCACGTCGCCGGTGAGATCCGGCGCCCGGGGCGCGATCTTCCACTGGGAATGGCGATCGGAGTCGGCTCGCTCACGCTCCTGTACCTGGTGGTGAACGTGGCCTACCTCCGCGTCGTCCCGCTCGAGGCGATGCGCACCTCGCCGACGACGGTGGCCTCGGTGGTGGCGACGTCGGCGTACGGGCCGCGCGGTGGGACGTTCCTCGACGTCCTGATGATGGTCTCGATCTTTGGCGCGCTGGGCGGACTCGTGATGACCCTGCCGCGCCTCTTCTATACGATGGCCGACGCGCACGTGGGCGAGGCGCGCGGGGTGTTGCGCACCTTCTTCTCGCTCCTGCGACGTATCGCCCCGCGCACCGCGACACCCAACGGCGCCATCCTCTTCACCGCCGTCACGTCGATCGCCGCGCTCCTCTTCTTTGGCTCCTTCTCGCGCCTGGTGAACTTCTTCGTCGTCCCGTTCCAGGCTATGAACATCCTGATGGTGGCGGCGATCTTCCGCCTGCGCCCGCGGTTCCCCTCGGCCGACGGCTACCGAACCCCCGGCTATCCCGTGACCCCCATCGTCTATATCGTGGTGATGGCGGCGCTGCTCGCGAGTGCGATCAACGCTCGGCCGATGGAGACGCTCATCGGGAGCGCGCTGGCGCTCACCGGGGCACCGGTCTACTGGTGGATGGTGCGTGAGCGTCGCTCGGTCTAG